In a genomic window of Diorhabda carinulata isolate Delta chromosome 8, icDioCari1.1, whole genome shotgun sequence:
- the LOC130897190 gene encoding uncharacterized protein LOC130897190 translates to MRYRLNLIVIVFIIILKVICCEEDVNDENSTENSAREMREFEQFGWRTIDTFHDSDSGWIPRGENRSPDQIRPKRRRLRKRKRRPPMVDNPDERIQFIRRRIRPYRLDPWEEINEEDIKPIIRRRKPQRFQSSEEINETKIYTDEKVTTKMPLEDLKNMLKQPEVKVTLTEAISELLNGNEKSTTIESVIYRRLPILKKENVVEETAEDQKRIKFDDVTEETTERRLFVTNSTKIEEEDYINELKRSTTPRIIRTRQKLPTTNAKLRSTTKSVIETPIPEPVKINISEVIENIENTTKTYTTQGPMRISIDLDTIFDTNLESNTSETYVTAKEELKEVMEDPISRDKLSKILEIRNMTLGELVEQRERGSSQLHLADIFHNNTREPEPEEEPLVGHINFIANRREKSLNIDLTTTSESVETFPWKQLYPDLFHESNDVDEILKRYDSNDEGFFLNIPAGMKSALFVSLAIIGLSIVVFLAILVVFKMLQKKRKSLKYCRSLTTKFKPPMLIQGPPTTAIRTFMNETLGRKKNYYKRNLQSMSDEIWDTSKERKESF, encoded by the coding sequence ggATGGAGAACAATCGACACTTTTCACGACAGCGATTCAGGTTGGATACCAAGAGGAGAAAACCGAAGTCCCGACCAAATACGACCCAAAAGACGAAGACTCAGAAAACGAAAAAGAAGACCACCGATGGTCGATAATCCCGACGAAAGAATACAATTCATCCGAAGACGAATCCGTCCTTACCGATTAGATCCATGggaagaaataaatgaagaagatATAAAACCTATAATACGCAGACGTAAACCACAACGATTCCAATCTTCAGAAGAAATAAACGAAACTAAAATTTATACAGACGAAAAAGTTACTACAAAAATGCCTTTagaagatttgaaaaatatgttgaaacaACCGGAAGTTAAAGTGACTCTAACGGAAGCTATATCAGAACTTTtgaatggaaatgaaaaatctACAACCATAGAATCCGTTATATATAGAAGAttaccaattttgaaaaaagaaaacgttgTAGAAGAGACCGCAGAAGatcaaaaaagaataaaattcgACGACGTTACTGAAGAAACAACAGAAAGAAGATTGTTTGTAACTAATAGTACAAAAATCGAAGAGGAagattatataaatgaattgaaacgTAGTACAACACCAAGGATAATAAGGACAAGACAAAAATTACCTACAACGAACGCAAAATTACGTTCAACTACAAAATCAGTGATAGAAACCCCTATACCCGAACCCGTGAAAATCAACATAAGCGAGGTGatcgaaaatattgaaaatacaacgAAAACATACACGACCCAAGGACCAATGAGGATATCCATAGATTTAGACACAATCTTTGATACCAACCTCGAATCGAATACTTCCGAAACTTACGTAACCGCGAAAGAAGAACTCAAGGAAGTTATGGAAGATCCTATCAGCAGGGATAAACTATCAAAGATATTAGAAATTAGGAATATGACGTTGGGGGAGTTGGTAGAGCAAAGAGAAAGAGGTTCCAGTCAACTTCATTTGGctgatatatttcataataacacTAGAGAACCCGAACCGGAAGAAGAACCCCTCGTCGGTCATATCAATTTTATCGCGAATAGACgagaaaaaagtttgaatatcGATTTAACGACCACATCGGAATCGGTGGAAACTTTCCCGTGGAAACAGTTATATCCGGATTTATTCCACGAATCGAACGATGTGGATGAAATATTGAAACGATACGACTCGAATGACGAaggttttttcttaaatataccGGCGGGGATGAAATCAGCGTTGTTCGTTAGTTTGGCAATCATAGGGTTGTCGATAGTGGTGTTTTTAGCCATACTAGTCGTTTTTAAAATGTTgcagaagaaaagaaaatcgtTAAAGTATTGTAGAAGTCTAACGACGAAGTTTAAACCTCCGATGTTGATACAAGGTCCACCGACAACTGCTATAAGAACATTTATGAACGAAACTTTGGGTaggaagaaaaattattacaaaaggAATTTACAAAGTATGTCGGACGAAATTTGGGACACGAGTAAAGAGAGAAAAGAATCTTTTTAa